The Salegentibacter mishustinae genome includes a window with the following:
- a CDS encoding asparagine synthetase B family protein: MKFLISQRSPGKDDFQKLELKYQVEAGTAGPYSIVTEKDTSGYSGQGLRSFIDGYIRDFNCAMPDVASQTENAIGLITKQWPVPNSISGSFSTAIIEEKTGEIVVCNDAIGVYPLYYFAGENEFYISNSLIWLGVVSKASVDEVGLFQRTYCPEFANIGSRTLLKNVKRLLPGEWIRFRKSGEIRERKYDNELYQQLSDSVAPLKYWKAFKKEVSYCLAEEENVHVALSGGMDSRLIMGSVPREKQLFCHTYGQEDYYESLIAKRIAGLYDANFRSYSQPELNFPGKEVLEKYTIETEAIYLNHWLEILEEHEIENRENMLVGDMTESLQGRNLPMKKNWKNFKQYYLGRKEYPLTENTREKFEDWKDGVISKYTGLISQKHLNRINVQLTEEQINNEITADLEELFLRIEQHNLPYLELVSEIFTWFTHSRIPMGKQILILNSNFKSFCVPMSVQILRLTSNLHPNLRLNGRYIKSLFASVKELKLGASEPTSQIPFVPFNSPEIFKVPIWFLRSEIDDFLIKRVMKSGNPKKRYRVLKSFNWVEVYQQPKMEAKLWSYFEKNYLGEGYTNAVIYGALKRRDLEQWPLSNINIINAAALNAELALLKALKDE; this comes from the coding sequence ATGAAGTTTTTAATCAGTCAAAGAAGCCCTGGAAAAGATGATTTTCAGAAACTGGAACTGAAATATCAGGTTGAGGCAGGAACTGCAGGGCCATATAGTATTGTCACAGAAAAAGACACCAGCGGTTACAGTGGGCAGGGGCTTAGGTCTTTTATAGATGGGTATATACGGGATTTTAATTGTGCAATGCCGGATGTAGCTTCTCAAACTGAAAATGCCATCGGCTTAATTACTAAACAATGGCCCGTCCCAAACTCGATAAGTGGATCTTTTTCCACTGCGATAATTGAGGAAAAAACCGGGGAAATAGTTGTTTGCAATGATGCAATAGGAGTGTATCCTCTTTATTACTTTGCGGGGGAAAATGAATTTTATATCTCTAACAGTCTCATTTGGCTGGGGGTGGTATCAAAAGCATCAGTCGATGAGGTTGGCTTATTTCAACGCACATATTGCCCTGAATTTGCGAATATCGGGTCTAGAACTCTATTAAAAAATGTAAAGCGTCTTCTGCCAGGAGAATGGATTAGATTCAGAAAATCTGGAGAGATAAGAGAGCGAAAATATGATAATGAATTATACCAGCAACTTTCTGATAGTGTCGCTCCTTTAAAATATTGGAAAGCCTTTAAAAAGGAAGTGTCATATTGCCTGGCAGAAGAAGAAAACGTTCATGTTGCCTTAAGCGGAGGAATGGATAGCCGTCTGATTATGGGGAGTGTCCCCAGGGAAAAACAATTATTCTGTCACACATACGGGCAGGAGGATTATTATGAAAGCCTTATAGCAAAACGCATTGCTGGTTTATATGACGCCAATTTCAGAAGTTATTCGCAGCCGGAATTGAATTTTCCTGGGAAGGAAGTCCTTGAAAAATATACTATTGAAACAGAGGCTATTTATTTAAACCATTGGCTTGAAATTTTAGAGGAGCACGAGATAGAGAACAGGGAAAACATGTTGGTAGGGGATATGACGGAATCCTTGCAGGGAAGAAACCTTCCGATGAAAAAAAACTGGAAAAACTTTAAGCAGTATTACCTGGGACGCAAGGAATATCCTTTAACTGAAAATACCAGGGAGAAATTTGAGGATTGGAAAGATGGTGTCATAAGTAAATATACCGGTTTGATATCACAAAAGCATCTCAACCGGATAAATGTGCAACTTACGGAGGAACAAATAAACAATGAGATTACTGCAGATCTAGAAGAACTATTTTTAAGAATTGAACAGCATAATCTTCCTTATCTGGAACTGGTTTCCGAGATATTTACCTGGTTTACTCATTCCCGAATTCCGATGGGGAAACAGATACTGATCTTAAATTCCAATTTTAAAAGTTTTTGTGTTCCGATGTCTGTTCAAATTCTTCGGTTAACCAGCAATCTTCATCCAAATCTTAGACTGAATGGCAGGTATATAAAATCTTTGTTTGCCTCGGTTAAGGAATTAAAACTGGGAGCGAGCGAACCTACCAGCCAGATTCCATTCGTGCCTTTTAATTCGCCAGAGATATTTAAAGTTCCTATATGGTTTTTAAGATCGGAAATAGATGATTTTCTTATAAAGAGAGTAATGAAATCTGGTAACCCAAAGAAGAGATACCGGGTATTAAAATCTTTTAATTGGGTAGAAGTGTATCAGCAGCCGAAAATGGAGGCAAAATTATGGTCTTACTTCGAGAAAAATTATTTAGGAGAAGGATATACAAATGCTGTAATTTATGGAGCTCTCAAACGTAGAGACCTGGAGCAATGGCCGCTTAGTAATATCAATATAATTAATGCTGCAGCATTAAATGCAGAATTAGCCCTGCTAAAAGCCCTCAAAGACGAATGA
- a CDS encoding glycosyltransferase encodes MRFAIFTHVIHHRFEGRYYAYSPYVREMNLWFKYPEEVEVVAALEEKRRIGDQETRGMEDPYLHENLTFTAIPSFNLLGIKNIFTAIFKIPVIFFRIMGAMHRADHLHLRCPGNIGLLAAIAQIFFPKKPKSVKYAGNWDPDAKQPLSYRLQKWILSNTFLSRKLKVLVYGVWPNQSGNIIPFFTASFSEKDREWVQKDFSSPYKFIFTGNLVKGKGIFETIDFIESLNNKGVISELDIYGDGVLEDSLRSYIQKQKLQNCVTLNDRKSLEELKQAYREAYFVVLLSKSEGWPKALAEGMWYGCIPIATPVSCVPWMLNYGERGIIISDIEKRKKNTEKREERRDNKENFLIEEVPAKFQKGRQFESSDGIWDISRTGFSEKNLAVIISLIKNPEKLKQMSIAAQKWSQQYTLEKFEKAIHDILGKQNSITENPQLKTDNSEQTTHIKKQKTTNHTQLRVLQLIDTLNPGGAERMAVNLANSLVAEIVTSYLCCTREEGLLKEELKEEVRYLFLNKKKSIDVRAFLKLKSFVKKEQIELVHAHGTSWFWAVLLKLSGLKIKLIWHDHYGNSEHLEQRDIKLLKPLSRFFDGIISVNSDLKGWARKRLKSRTVIKLNNFICTHNDANSEETLKGSSDDFKVVCVANLRPQKDHLNLLTAFEKLNIDGISLHLIGIDPVTAYSKEVREKIFNSEKKIYYYGSLPEVSGLLKQADLGVLSSRSEGLPLALLEYAFAGLPVVCTDVGQCKEVTDENALLVSAGNPIALVAAIKEYYRDKESRERDATSLQNRVKKAYSKEEVLPFFLKFYNNLRSRKWLA; translated from the coding sequence ATGAGATTTGCCATTTTTACTCACGTGATTCATCATAGATTTGAGGGTCGTTATTATGCCTACAGTCCTTATGTGCGTGAGATGAATTTGTGGTTTAAATATCCAGAAGAAGTTGAAGTTGTGGCGGCTTTGGAGGAGAAAAGGAGAATTGGGGACCAGGAGACCAGGGGAATGGAGGATCCCTATCTTCACGAAAATTTGACTTTTACGGCTATCCCATCTTTTAATCTACTTGGTATTAAAAATATCTTTACCGCAATTTTTAAAATACCGGTGATTTTTTTCAGAATAATGGGGGCAATGCACCGTGCCGATCATTTGCATCTGCGATGCCCCGGGAATATTGGATTACTTGCCGCTATTGCCCAGATCTTTTTTCCGAAGAAACCCAAATCGGTTAAATACGCGGGGAACTGGGATCCCGATGCCAAGCAACCGCTCAGCTACAGGCTTCAGAAATGGATATTAAGCAATACGTTTTTGAGCCGGAAGCTCAAGGTATTAGTATACGGGGTCTGGCCAAATCAGTCAGGTAATATAATTCCTTTTTTTACCGCAAGTTTTTCTGAAAAGGATAGAGAATGGGTTCAAAAAGATTTCAGCTCGCCATATAAATTCATCTTTACTGGAAACCTGGTAAAAGGCAAGGGAATTTTTGAGACTATTGATTTTATTGAAAGCCTAAATAATAAGGGAGTCATTTCAGAACTAGATATCTATGGTGACGGAGTTCTGGAGGATTCTCTAAGATCGTATATTCAAAAACAAAAACTTCAAAATTGCGTAACTCTAAACGACCGTAAAAGCCTTGAAGAACTAAAGCAGGCTTATAGAGAAGCGTATTTTGTTGTTTTACTTTCAAAAAGTGAAGGCTGGCCTAAAGCCCTGGCAGAAGGGATGTGGTATGGTTGTATTCCCATAGCTACACCCGTTAGTTGTGTGCCCTGGATGTTAAATTACGGGGAGCGTGGTATAATAATTTCGGATATAGAAAAAAGAAAAAAGAATACAGAAAAAAGAGAAGAGAGAAGAGATAATAAAGAAAATTTTCTGATTGAAGAAGTGCCAGCTAAATTTCAGAAAGGCCGTCAGTTCGAGAGTTCTGACGGGATTTGGGATATATCGAGAACAGGTTTTTCTGAAAAAAATTTGGCAGTAATAATTAGCCTTATAAAAAATCCAGAAAAGTTAAAGCAAATGTCTATTGCTGCTCAGAAATGGAGTCAGCAATATACTTTAGAAAAATTCGAAAAGGCAATTCACGATATTTTAGGAAAGCAAAACTCAATAACCGAAAACCCACAACTGAAAACCGACAACTCAGAACAAACAACCCACATCAAAAAACAAAAAACAACAAACCACACACAACTAAGGGTATTACAACTTATCGATACCCTAAACCCCGGCGGAGCGGAAAGGATGGCGGTTAATCTTGCGAATTCGTTAGTAGCAGAGATAGTAACTTCTTATTTATGTTGTACCCGGGAGGAAGGCTTATTAAAAGAGGAGCTTAAAGAAGAAGTACGATATTTATTCTTAAATAAGAAAAAAAGTATCGATGTGCGGGCATTTTTGAAGTTAAAAAGCTTTGTGAAAAAAGAACAAATAGAACTGGTTCACGCCCATGGGACTTCCTGGTTTTGGGCTGTGCTTTTAAAATTATCTGGATTAAAAATAAAGCTGATCTGGCACGATCATTATGGGAATTCGGAACATTTGGAGCAAAGGGATATTAAATTATTAAAGCCCCTTTCCCGATTTTTCGACGGAATAATTTCAGTAAACAGTGATCTTAAAGGCTGGGCTAGAAAACGATTAAAGTCCCGAACCGTGATAAAACTTAATAATTTTATTTGTACTCATAATGATGCGAATTCAGAAGAGACTTTAAAAGGTAGTTCCGACGATTTTAAAGTTGTCTGTGTAGCTAACCTCCGTCCTCAGAAAGACCATTTGAACCTGCTTACGGCTTTTGAAAAGCTCAACATAGATGGAATTAGTCTGCATCTTATTGGAATAGATCCGGTTACAGCTTATTCGAAAGAAGTTCGCGAGAAAATATTCAATTCGGAAAAGAAAATTTATTATTATGGTAGCCTTCCCGAAGTCTCAGGCTTATTGAAACAGGCTGATCTTGGGGTGCTGAGTTCCCGTTCCGAAGGACTACCGCTAGCCTTGCTGGAATATGCCTTTGCAGGCTTACCGGTGGTTTGTACCGATGTTGGCCAGTGCAAAGAGGTTACTGATGAGAATGCTTTACTGGTGTCTGCGGGTAATCCCATCGCGCTTGTTGCTGCTATTAAGGAATATTATAGAGATAAGGAAAGTAGAGAACGCGATGCCACATCCTTGCAGAATAGGGTCAAAAAAGCTTATTCAAAGGAAGAGGTGCTTCCTTTTTTTCTAAAATTTTATAATAACTTGAGAAGCAGAAAATGGCTGGCATAA
- a CDS encoding glycosyltransferase family 4 protein: MQTVFIAFTLKNSSVAEFFVSLANKLSKTHHVIIFTYATEAHDLLLDESISILEWPSRRPTKFADFRFLVKNIREYKPKILIASFGAVNLFILAGFLMGVKHRVAWYHTLTSQLEFKRFLFWRKKNLFILVTRIIANSESAKLDVISAFNIKNNKIEVLPNAVNDPLIESETNPNKLVYAGRLHSVKGIKVLLKALGILKERYPKVFLEVIGGEDEQGLLLELNKLTAQLNLEKNIQFVGNQSKDYVLQAFSTAFCSIVPSYYEAFGYVVIESFSVQTPVIGSNTTGIAEIIEDEVSGLLFEPGNHQELASQLLRLLEQPQFRDELAEQAYKRFLGKYELNNVVDNFIEQSIIFK, encoded by the coding sequence ATGCAAACAGTTTTTATAGCTTTTACTTTAAAGAATTCTTCGGTTGCCGAATTTTTTGTAAGCCTGGCGAATAAACTATCAAAAACTCATCACGTAATTATTTTTACTTATGCCACTGAAGCTCATGATCTACTCCTTGATGAATCGATAAGCATTCTGGAATGGCCGTCCAGAAGACCTACAAAATTTGCCGATTTCCGGTTTTTAGTAAAAAATATCAGGGAGTATAAGCCTAAAATCTTAATCGCGAGCTTCGGAGCTGTTAATCTTTTTATTCTGGCAGGCTTTTTAATGGGGGTAAAGCACCGGGTGGCCTGGTATCATACCTTGACAAGTCAATTAGAATTTAAGCGATTCCTATTCTGGCGGAAAAAAAACCTATTCATTCTGGTTACCAGGATAATAGCAAATTCAGAATCGGCGAAGTTAGATGTCATCAGCGCCTTTAATATAAAGAATAACAAAATAGAAGTTCTTCCCAACGCCGTAAATGACCCCCTGATTGAGAGTGAAACTAATCCAAACAAATTAGTTTATGCCGGGAGATTACATAGCGTTAAAGGGATTAAAGTGCTTCTGAAAGCTTTGGGAATTCTTAAGGAAAGATATCCAAAAGTTTTTTTAGAAGTAATTGGAGGAGAAGATGAGCAGGGGCTTCTGCTGGAGTTGAATAAACTTACGGCACAATTAAACCTGGAGAAGAATATTCAATTTGTAGGGAATCAATCAAAAGATTATGTTTTGCAAGCCTTTTCCACAGCCTTTTGCAGTATTGTTCCTTCTTATTATGAAGCTTTTGGGTATGTGGTGATAGAAAGTTTTTCGGTGCAAACCCCGGTTATCGGTTCTAATACGACCGGGATAGCCGAAATTATAGAGGATGAGGTGAGCGGTCTATTATTTGAGCCGGGAAATCATCAGGAATTGGCATCACAACTCCTAAGATTATTGGAACAACCGCAATTTAGAGATGAACTTGCGGAACAGGCTTATAAAAGGTTTTTGGGGAAATATGAATTAAATAATGTAGTTGATAATTTTATTGAGCAATCTATTATCTTTAAATAA
- a CDS encoding glycosyltransferase family 2 protein, whose translation MLLIIHQHAARLVRVYYKEHSLAVKEADLCRIFWDLAKQYPEELICWCEESYVEEFNRSLLKEIFPHDLIMASYALEHSYFPEQIGYIDQYPSINVNQEVRYGTWRMSTDAGGIKGKTLLNFRKSFGKIKDFGFLLNSIAKSGQHNGLFCYSEPCFFKASLVKQHIPQPVTGISELFSFVYMHYKTVRVWLLFWYFIKFEHSFPLLSLLRSFFRKKYFLKEINLRDSVEKKIKKITEPGSLDVIIPTLGRREYLLQVLDDLKKQSLLPKKVIVVEQNPDPKSQTELRELSSNTWPFEIVHHFIHKTGACTARNIALKEVDADWVFFADDDNRMEAEVLEDSLEEMRSFNIDCLTLNYIQQGETLFFGKRKQWGTFGAGNSIVRGDLAKKIRFDPAFNHGYGEDMEYGMQLRMAGCDIIYHPEFKILHLKAPRGGFRDVSLPPWKIDEPKPAPTIMLFAKKYFTPQQMKGFKTELFLRNYDLGKNLNPIKYWRNMQVRWNISEDWAKKLLLK comes from the coding sequence ATGCTCCTCATCATCCATCAACATGCTGCCAGGCTTGTCCGTGTCTACTATAAAGAGCATAGTTTGGCGGTAAAGGAAGCTGATCTTTGCAGGATTTTTTGGGATTTAGCGAAACAGTATCCTGAGGAATTGATATGTTGGTGTGAAGAAAGTTATGTTGAAGAATTTAACAGGAGCCTTTTAAAGGAAATATTTCCGCATGATTTAATCATGGCTTCTTATGCCCTGGAGCATTCGTATTTTCCAGAACAAATAGGTTATATTGATCAGTATCCCTCAATAAATGTTAACCAGGAAGTGCGTTACGGAACCTGGAGAATGAGTACTGATGCCGGAGGTATAAAAGGAAAAACTTTATTGAATTTCCGAAAGTCTTTTGGGAAAATAAAAGATTTTGGATTTTTATTAAATTCAATTGCTAAATCCGGTCAGCATAACGGATTATTCTGTTATTCAGAGCCGTGTTTCTTCAAGGCCAGCCTGGTAAAGCAACATATACCTCAGCCGGTTACGGGCATTTCAGAGCTTTTCTCGTTTGTATATATGCATTATAAAACAGTTCGGGTTTGGTTGTTATTTTGGTATTTTATAAAGTTTGAGCACTCCTTTCCGCTTTTATCTCTGTTGCGTTCATTTTTCAGGAAAAAGTATTTCCTAAAAGAAATTAACCTAAGGGATTCAGTTGAAAAGAAGATAAAAAAAATCACTGAACCGGGTAGTCTTGATGTAATCATACCTACCTTGGGGCGAAGAGAATATTTGTTACAGGTTTTAGATGATTTGAAAAAACAAAGCTTATTGCCGAAAAAGGTAATTGTGGTAGAGCAAAATCCCGACCCCAAATCACAAACAGAATTACGAGAGCTAAGCTCAAATACCTGGCCTTTTGAAATCGTTCATCATTTTATTCATAAAACCGGTGCTTGTACCGCTCGTAATATAGCCCTAAAAGAAGTAGATGCCGATTGGGTGTTTTTTGCTGACGATGACAATAGGATGGAAGCTGAGGTCTTAGAAGATTCATTGGAAGAGATGAGGTCCTTTAACATAGACTGCTTAACGCTTAATTATATCCAGCAGGGGGAAACTTTATTTTTTGGTAAAAGAAAACAATGGGGGACCTTTGGTGCCGGCAATAGTATAGTTAGAGGAGATTTGGCTAAAAAAATTAGATTTGATCCGGCTTTTAATCATGGCTATGGGGAAGATATGGAATATGGCATGCAATTGCGCATGGCCGGTTGTGATATCATCTATCATCCTGAATTCAAGATTCTGCATCTAAAAGCGCCCAGGGGTGGATTTAGGGATGTTTCTTTGCCGCCGTGGAAAATAGATGAACCTAAGCCGGCACCCACCATTATGCTTTTTGCTAAAAAATATTTTACTCCCCAGCAGATGAAGGGCTTTAAAACGGAACTTTTTCTGCGGAATTATGACTTAGGCAAAAACCTTAACCCCATAAAATATTGGAGGAATATGCAGGTACGTTGGAATATAAGTGAAGATTGGGCTAAAAAACTCTTGCTAAAATAA
- a CDS encoding class I SAM-dependent methyltransferase yields MNKEREEINKRQRDFYQNFDKNLPSKIWSYFRNNALNSLKKQIGVEQDIYDLHKSWFGELSQKKVLDLGCYAGNVLSMHLAQHSKEYLGIDLSPKGIALFNRRLENIPGARAEVMDFLSEEFKEKDFDLIYAYGVLHHFKDVDELINTLLEKLVAGGEIISYDPLQTSKPIKFLRNIYRPFQSDRDWEWPFSKKTYYKFKMAFEIKERRAVLGKTKWSALIGFLPLSEEKKLTTARAWHQEDWDMSASSDEHMFSCMHLSMRMAKKPAK; encoded by the coding sequence ATGAATAAGGAACGAGAGGAAATAAATAAGCGACAAAGAGATTTTTATCAAAATTTTGATAAGAATTTACCCAGTAAGATCTGGTCTTATTTTAGGAATAACGCTTTGAACAGTCTTAAGAAACAGATTGGTGTAGAACAGGATATTTACGATTTGCATAAAAGCTGGTTTGGAGAGCTTTCACAAAAAAAGGTACTGGACCTTGGGTGTTATGCAGGAAATGTTTTGAGTATGCATCTCGCCCAGCACTCGAAGGAGTATCTGGGAATAGATCTTAGCCCTAAAGGCATTGCCCTCTTTAACCGAAGACTCGAGAATATCCCGGGTGCCAGGGCTGAGGTGATGGATTTTCTATCGGAAGAATTTAAAGAAAAAGATTTCGACCTGATCTATGCCTATGGGGTCTTACATCATTTTAAAGATGTAGATGAATTAATAAATACATTGCTGGAAAAACTTGTGGCAGGGGGCGAGATTATTAGTTATGATCCACTTCAAACCAGCAAGCCTATAAAGTTCTTAAGAAACATCTACCGTCCTTTCCAAAGCGACCGGGATTGGGAGTGGCCTTTTTCCAAAAAAACATATTATAAGTTCAAAATGGCATTTGAAATAAAGGAGCGCAGGGCTGTGCTTGGAAAGACCAAATGGAGTGCCCTTATTGGATTTTTGCCGCTATCTGAAGAAAAAAAACTAACAACGGCCAGAGCCTGGCATCAGGAGGACTGGGATATGTCTGCCAGTTCTGATGAACATATGTTTTCATGTATGCATTTAAGTATGCGCATGGCTAAAAAACCTGCAAAATGA
- a CDS encoding glycosyltransferase family 2 protein, translated as MKFNLIICTYQRSQAIERLLESVREQKLYPDEILVIDASPDDLTKKLFEKKPYPSLKYYKVGKDDIGLTRQRNFGVKHSSSDMDVFCFLDDDIVLEPDYFENLVDSYIKHPGAIGIGGRIKDDIVWKKVSGNYKIKFDEFQFDGFARPLGQRNVLRKRLGLLSGKPPGFMPEFSHGFSTGFLPPSEKIYPVEFFMGGVASYKHELFSEINFSEKFIGYGLYEDLDFCLRASAIGQLYVNTAAKVEHLHDEAGRPDYIKYGRMVVENGYHVWKLKNPNPSFKAAFKFWAIHILLLIIRFVNGFSKDKSGFDDARGRLKGLIEVIKTN; from the coding sequence ATGAAATTTAATCTAATCATCTGTACATATCAACGGAGCCAGGCCATAGAGCGACTCTTAGAATCGGTTAGGGAGCAAAAGTTATATCCTGATGAAATACTTGTCATTGATGCTTCTCCCGATGATTTAACGAAAAAGCTATTTGAGAAAAAGCCTTACCCTAGTTTAAAATATTACAAAGTAGGAAAAGATGATATCGGATTAACCCGCCAGCGCAATTTTGGGGTAAAACATTCAAGTTCCGATATGGATGTTTTTTGTTTTTTGGATGATGATATAGTACTTGAACCTGATTATTTTGAGAATCTGGTTGATAGCTATATTAAACATCCAGGGGCCATTGGAATTGGTGGTAGAATAAAGGATGATATTGTCTGGAAAAAGGTATCGGGGAACTATAAAATCAAGTTTGATGAATTTCAATTTGATGGGTTTGCCCGACCCCTGGGACAACGAAATGTTTTAAGAAAACGATTAGGGCTATTATCAGGTAAACCACCGGGCTTCATGCCTGAATTCTCCCACGGTTTTTCAACCGGATTCTTACCTCCTTCGGAAAAGATTTACCCGGTAGAATTCTTTATGGGAGGGGTGGCTTCCTATAAGCATGAGCTTTTTTCAGAAATAAATTTTTCAGAAAAATTTATAGGTTATGGTTTGTATGAAGACCTGGATTTTTGTTTACGAGCCTCCGCAATTGGGCAATTATATGTGAATACGGCTGCAAAAGTAGAGCATCTTCATGATGAAGCCGGTAGGCCCGATTATATTAAATATGGGAGAATGGTTGTTGAGAATGGATATCACGTATGGAAATTGAAAAATCCCAATCCCTCTTTTAAAGCAGCCTTTAAATTCTGGGCAATACATATCTTATTGTTAATCATTAGATTTGTAAATGGCTTTAGTAAAGATAAAAGTGGGTTTGATGATGCCCGGGGGAGACTCAAAGGTTTAATTGAAGTAATAAAAACAAATTGA